The Ralstonia pseudosolanacearum genome includes the window CGCGATCGCCGCTGATCAGCCCCTCGCGGAAGCCGCGTACCGAGCCCATGCCGCCGGCAAAAATCTGCTCCGAGCCGAACAGCGCGACATTCGACCACTGCGCCGACACCTGCCCGCGATACGCCAGCGCAGCGCTGCCAACGGCGGGCAGCGGCAACTGGGTGCTGGCGTTGCCGTCCAGCTTCCAGAACTGGCTGTGCGCCTCGTCGCGCGTGATGTCCGGCGCATCGTGGCTCGCGTTGAGCGCATCCATGCCGCGTGATAGCCCCGCCTCCCAGGTCGCATAGCCGCCCTGGTTGCCCACGGCAAACTTGCGCAGCCCGTTGAGCGCCACGCGCAGCACCGACAGGCTCTGCGGCTCGAACAGCAGGTTGTTGACCTCGCGCTCGCTGCGCCGGTGCGTGAGCGTGACGTCGAACGCGGTGCGGCCCGCCTGGTCGCGCTCGATCACGCGGTTCCAGCCGAAGGCATGCGCGAACGTGCGCCCATAGAGCAGCGCGGTATCGCCGATCAGGCTGTTGTACTCCGACAGCGAGCCGGTATAGCTGAAGGTGTTGTAGCCGAACGGCACGGCCGCCGAGACGATGGCCGCGTTGGTGTCGCACGTGCCGATGTACGACAGCGACACCGCCTCCTGCAAGCCGAGCGCGTTGTCCGCGTCGATGCCGGCGCGCAGCCGCGTGGTACCGGTGGCGCGGCTGCCGTAGTTGTCGGTGCCGGCGCTGAAGCGGAAACGATCGCCCGGCTGGTTGGCCAGCGCGATCACGGAGCCGCCCGGCGCCTGGCCCGGCAGGATCTGCACCTCGGCCTGGTTGCGGCGCAGACGGTTGATCTGGTCGACGCCCTGCTCCAGGTCGGACAGCTTGAGCGTGTCGCCCACCGTCGGCATCGACCCCACGGTGCCGGCATCGGTCAGCCAGCCGCCGGCCTGCGGGCCTTCCGCGATCTGGGCATCGGGCACCGTGGTGCGGACCGTCTTGCCGTTGATCTGCAGCGCCTCGACCTTGCCCGGCACCACGGCAATGGTCAGCACGCCCACCTTAAGGTTCTGCGGCGCCAGGTAGGCGCGCGTGGTGACGAAGCCGCGCGCGACGAACGCTTCGGTCAGCCGGCGCAGCAGCAGGTTGATGCGGTTGGCGCCGAGCGCGCGGTTCAGGAACGGCTGCGTGACGCGCTCGACCGTTTCCGCATCCAGCACCGTGTTGCCGGTCAGCTCGATGCGGTGGATGTCGAAGGTCGTGCCCGGCTCGACCACCGCATCGACGGCGGCGTCATCGGGCACCGACGGCGCGACGGCAATCTGCGGCGCGGGCTGCGTGGCTTCGCGGAGGCGCTCGGTGTCCTGGCGCTCGCGCAGGGCGCGCTGGGCCGGGTCTTCGAGGGGCCGGCCCGGCGGTGCGGGCGGAGGAACTTGTGCCTGGGCGGCCATTGCCCACAGCAATGCCGCGGCCAGCGAGAAAGGCTTCACTCTCATCGACCCGCCCCTCACTGCCACAACCACGACGTCAAGCCGACACGCGACTCGATCGACACCGGCTGCCGTGACTTCGCCCGCACCGTCACGATGCCGTTGCTGGCGCTGACGGTCTGCCCATCAAAACTGCCGCCCTCGATCTGCCCCTGGCCGTTGATCGTCAGGCCACCACCGATGGCAAACCAGTTGCCTCCCACATCAGCCGCGTACAGGCGCGCCCACGTATCGCCGAAGAATGCCTTGAAGCCGCGCTCGCGCGCCAGTGCCGTGTAGCCGGTGATGCCGACCGCGCGCACCTTGGACGCGGTCACGGTCATGCTGCCGACGGAGAGTACCTGCCCGCCGATGTTCTCGGCCAGCGTGCCGGCCCGGATGGCCAGGTTGCCCCCCGCCGAAATCGCCCCGCCCGTGGTCGACACCGTGCTCGACGCCGCGCTGCGGCAGAAGATCATGCAGCTGCGGCTGAAGTGCGCCGAGCCCGTCGGCAACGCCTCGTTATGGAAAACGTTGGCCGCCGTGATGGCGATATCGCCGCCGTTGGAGAGCACCTGCCCGCCGACGTTGCTGACGTTGCGGCCGCTGATCGCCGTGCCCGTCTGCGATACGAAATACGGCACCTGGCCCGTCTGCGGAATCGAACCGTAATCCACATCGAGCCCCGCGCTGTGGTTGCGCAGGAACAGCCAGCGCGTGCCGCTGCTGGTCCAGGCCACGGGGCGCTCGCCGTTGGCGCCGGCGGTCTTGTCCAGCGTGTTGAACACGTCGCCCTGCGCCGCCAGCGTCAGCTTCGCGTTCGACAGGATGCGGCTCTGGTGGTTGACGATGTCGCCACCGGCGCGCACCACCACGTCATCGTCCTGGCCGAAGACGATGCCCTGCGTGCTCGCGGTGGCATCGTTGCGCACGACGCCGGCGGCAATCAGCGTGACCGCGCCCTCGGAGGCCGATTGGCCGGCGTTGCGCGCCTTGCCCTGAATCAGCCCGCCGACGTTGACGAGATCCGCATCGCTCTGGATCAACACCCCGCCATTCATGGCCGCCACCGACGCCGGCAGCGCCGACGCCGCGATGTGGACGCTGCTCCCATGGATCGTCGCGTGGCCGGCGGCGATGACGTTCGAGTCGGTCTGCGCGTAGGCACCCGTGGCATTCAGCGTCACGTCGCCGCCCGAAGACTGCACCGTGGCCGCCGCGCCGTTCACCGCGCTGAGCGCGATGGCACCGGCCTGCACCGTCGTCCCGCCGGTGCCGTCAATCTTGCTGCCCGCCACCTGCACGGCACCGGGCGCGGTGATCGCCACCGTACCCTGCTGCGACGTCCATCGGCTCGCGCCCGCCGCATCCGCGCCGAGCGACAACGACCCGACCTGCGCGACCACGTTCTGGGCCGCCGTCAGCTGCGTCGCCGTCATCGACACACCGGGCCCGGCATCGAACAGACCGATGCCGCCCGTCGCATTCAACGTGCCGTGGTCGATCGTGACCGGCTCGGTATGCACCTGCCCTGACGCGCCGATCACAATGCTGCCGACCTGCGACGCCGTGCCCGCCGACAGCGCGGCGCCGTCGAGATGCACCTTGTTTGCACTCACCTGGAGGTTGCGGGCAGCGGTCAACGCCCCATTGCCCAGCAGCCCCGCCGAACCGATCAGCACATCATTGGCCGCGCTGATGCTGCCGCCGGCCAGTTGCAAATCGCCCGTACTGCTGATGACGAAGTCGCCGGCCGTCGCAAGCGCCGCGCCGGCATGCCGCACGCCCGCGCCCTGGTCGGTGACCAACAGCTCGATCCGCCCACCGGTGAGCGACCCGCCCGACGCGATATCGATGGCCAGCCCCAGCGGCCGGCCCGACCCCGTGCTGCTGTAGGTGACCCACGGGTTCAGGTTGTCGGTGGGGGACACACTCGTATCGACCTCCGCCCGGCTGTTGCCCGCGACGATGCGCACGCGGCTGTTGGCATCGGTGAAGCTGTTCTGCACCGCCCCCGCCACGCGCACCTGCTTGGCGATCAGTTCCAGGTTCAGCATCGCCCCGGCCAGCCCGCCCGGGCCGATGTTGATGCTGCCCGAGCCGGTATTGAGCACCACGTTGCGCTGCAGCTGACCCGCGCCCGTGGTGAAGTCGTTGAACGACACCTGGCCCGTGGTCAGCGCCACGTTGCCCGTGTTGGTGAACGAACCGCCGTCCACCGTGATGCCGTTCGGGTTGGCGATGATCACGTTGGCGCGCGGGCCGAGCACGGCGATGTTGCCCTGGATCCGTGATGGGTCGGTGCTGGTGATCTGGTTGACGATGGTGCGGGCGCGGACGGTGGCGTTGTTCAGGTCGGCGCCTATTGGGCCTACGTTGAAGGACGTGTAGGTGTTGTGGGAGACGCCTGCGGTGCTGGGGGCGATGTTGACCACGGGGCGACCGGTGGGGCCGGTGGGGCCGGTGGTGACTGTGGTGGCGGTGCCGCCGTCTGGGACGATGCCGGCGGCATGGGCCACCGGTGGGATGAAGACGGCGCAGAGGCCGAGGAGCCCGGCCAACTGGGCCGGGCGATACTGTAGCTGCACAAAACTTCCCCCGCCTACTGTTGTAGGCAATTTGTCTTTTGTAGTTTTGGATCGCCCGACAACGCTTCTGTCAGGCGTCGGAATCATGCATCAAACAGCTGGCACAAACTCAGGCCGTGGAACCTTTGGCATGTCGTCGTAGGCTTTAAGCACGGTCTGCAGCGGCGTCATTGATGAGTCGTGGTGCCAATACACAATCTTCAGCCAAGTAGCGGCCCGAAGGTACTGCCCACGACCCAACCACGTTTCCTGCAGATGGGCTTGCAACATCTTGCGCCCAGAACTGAGAAAGTCCGCCTCGTCGAATTTGTGGCGGCCAGCGTGATGCAGGCATAGTGCATAGGCGAAATCCCGTGGCTTCAGTGCTTTCTTTAGGGACGGCACCTTTGGCACGAGATGTTTTTCGTATTCCACAATGCCTTGCTCGAACTGCCCAGCCTGGAAAGCAAAAGCCATGAAGTCATCCAGAAGGCCATCGCGGACAATCTGGCTGGAACTGTATGGCAATCCATGCACCTCTTGTGGTACGAAGCGCTGCAGTTCGTAGTCGAACTTGTCGGGGCCAAGAACCTTGACGTAGCCGGTTTGCATGTACTCAGCTTGGGCCGTTTGCGCGATCAGCCAAGTAGGCTCGTCATTCTCACTATCACGCATCCAGATTCCCATCGCTTTCGCTGAGTGCAGCGTCCTGCGATGCATACAAGGCAGAGATCCAAACCTGTTCTCCTCTCCATTTTTGATTGCGCTATCCAGCCATTCCAGCGAGCGCGGAATCACAGGGAAAAATGCGTCATGGAGCCCCACCAGCCAAGCTTTAACCACGACATGCAATTGACTTTCTGCAACATTGCCCATTGGAGCGTCTGGATCGTACTGCTTCTCCAAGTGCCACTGGACCATGCCGTCAGTAAAAGCGTTCTGTCTCAATTTAATTGGATCAAAAAGCATATTCTCTGCTCTTCAACAAGGTTTTCCGCCGCATAGCTTCACAGTTGTCGAGTTTTTCGCACCACCCTCACCAACGGTATTTGTGGTGACATTTCCCCGCTCAATATTCGAGAGCGCTATTCTCTTCACTGAATCGGGAAGATTCGAGCTCTCAATAGCCTTCGTTGCCTCCGTTATAGCATTATTCAACGCCTGAGAATTTGGGGTAAACGTTGGAGACGAATCTATCTTCGTTGCACCGGAACGATACTTGTTATCCCACAGCGTCACCTCGCCAGACTTGGAATTTACAGAAACGATGTCCGCACCATGCGTCCCAACAGCATCACCATACCGCACAACCGTCTGGTCTGGCAGTTGCGCAACGGTGTTCGCCAAATTCAACTCACCCACGTAGCCATTCACTTGCGAGTACGCAATGTTCGGACTGGACGAACTCAGCACCTTAGGTTGATAGCCCAGTCCAGCCACCGGGTCCGGCAACCTCGGATCAAGCGCAACACCATTGCTCACGCGTGGTGCCGGCGCGGTCGTCGGCAACACATCACCAGCCGTATAGCCCGGCCCTGCCTGAACCGTTGTAGCCGCCCCCCCACCTTGGCCAACAGCAGAATACGGCCCCGCCACATTGGTCCAAGTCGGCAAGGCACTACCCGCCCCCGAACCAACATAAAGCGTATTCGGCGACTCCAACGCCGCCCGCCACCCCGGCCCAGCCAACGGCCCCGTCGGCAGACCCAGCACCCCCGCGCCGATCCCTTCCAGCGCCATCCCATACTGAGCGAAGTAGTAACCGGCAGCCGGGTCCGCATTGGACTTGAAATACGGAAGGCCCCCAAATACCCCTGCCAGCGGACTTCCCACCATCGTGTCCAGCGTTTTCGCCGCCGGACTGGGGTCCAACGAACGGGCGACAGGATCCTCCTTGCCGTACGCGTAAACCTTGCCGCCGGCAAAGACGATGTAGTTGCCCGCCGCCTGCGCCGCCGCCATCGCGCTACGGCAGGTGTCGGAACTCAGGTTGGCGCACGCGGCCTGCAAATTGGCATCACGCTGCTTCGACACGGCATCCCAGCCATTGGCAACATCGCACTGCTCTGGGTGCTGTTTGCAAGCCGCCGCTGCGTTATCCCGACGCTCCTGCTCCGAGTAGACCACCGGGTTCGGCCGACGATGCTCCAGCCAGTTGTTCATGGCCGCGTTCTGCGCCGTCGACGCCCCGGCCGTGGTGTCGCCGCCGATCGCATGCGCAATCGCCCCGCCCGCCATCGCGCCAATCGCCACCGTCGCCGCATCGATGGCACTGTTCGTGCCCGACGTGCCCGCATAGAGGCCCATGCCCACCAGCGGCGCCACCACCGATCCCGCCAGACCGCCCGCTGCGCCGCCCGCGCAACCCGTGCCCTGCATCGACGAAGTGGCGCAGCCCAGTGCAACGTGCCCGAGGATGTTGCCGACGACACTGTTCGGCGAGGCATTGACTTCGCCGATCCCCGGACTCAACGTGCCGAGTACGTTGGCCGCGACCGCCCCGATGTCACTGGCGGCGGTATTGGTCAATGCCCGGCCAAAGCTGCCGCCGTTGATGGCCGTGGTCACACCGGCCTTGATGCCGATGCCCAACGTCAGCGCGGTCAATTGCTCGCCCAGCGTGCCGCTTGAAGCCGCCGCCTGCGTCAGACCGTTGCCGACGTTCTTGGCACCCGACAACGCCGCAAGGCTCCGATCGGATGCCACCGAGTTCAGGCTGTCCACCGTCCCAAGCGTGCCATTCGCATTGAGCGTGATCCCCTGCGTGATCCCCGCCGTCAGCGCTGACGTGGCGCCCGCCTTGACCAGCGCGCCAAAGCTGAAGCCCTGGCCGCTGCTCGCCTGTTGCATCGTGTTGGTCGTCATCGACGCAACCGCCGCCTGGGCCATGGCTTGACCCACGGTCAGGGTCGCTCCCACCCCGGCATACGCGGCCATCGCCGCGCCGCCCGTCATGATCCCGATGGCCACCATCACCACGCCGGCGAACAGTTGCCCGAACCAACTCTCCGACCGCACAAAGGTGTCGGTATGCGTGCTCGTGACAGCCTGCATACCCGCCTGCACGGCCGCCGCCACCCGCGCAGCCTCCGCCGCACTCATCGAGCCGTCCGCATTCAACTGCGCAACGACACCGTTGATGTTCCGGATCTGCCCCGCGATGTCCGTCGCATTGGCCGCGAACACGAAGCCGCTGTTAGCCTGCCCCTGTTGCCCCGTCGTGCGCGCCCAGCCGTCCTCGATCGGCTGCCACGCCGCCGTCATCTCCGCCGCGCGCTGCTCGTTGACGATGGTGGTGTTGCTCTTGAGCGTGCCGTACGAGCCCAGCGTGCCCGTGTTGCGGATCGGGTTGTCCGCCAGCAGCTCAAGCGACTTGCTCGCGACGATGCTGCCGCCCGGCTCGATGCCGCTGTAGCCCTGCGGCAGGTACACCTGCGGCACCAGCGCGCTGACCATCGGGCACGCGCTGCTCAGGCAGTTCGGGTCCCGCACCTGCTGCGTCACGTACCACAGCATCGGCTTGTCCAGCGCGGCCAGCTGGCCCGGCGTCGGGGCCTGGCCCAGTTGGACGTTGTGCGCCTTCGCGTAGTCGACGGCGTTCTGGTACAGGATCAGCTTCTGCTGGTCGTCCGCCGTCAGGTGGGTCTGGCTGTCGTAGGTCAGGCCGTTGATGAAGTTTTATCACTCATACCAACGGGTGCCCCATACAAATGGAGAACCTAAATTTTTAAAGAACTATTAATCTTACTGTGTCACAAATATGATTGATTAGCCAGACGCGCAACACGGGCAGAGGCCAAGGCTACGCATCAGGTGGAAGCTAAGTTGATGACGGAGTGTGGTGATTGAATTCGTCACGTGTCGCTGCGCGCGCAGGGCTGCCGCGGGGGATGTAATCAGCGGGAAGCGGAGGTATCTGGCGTTCGAGGAAGTTTTTTTTATTCCCTTCGGACTTCACCGCAGCGAGTCGTTCAGCCATCAGGAAGCCATAGGCTGCGATACTCAGCGTCGCATGATGGTGGAATCCGCGCCAGCCTCGACCTTCATAGTGACCAAGACCAAGGTCTTGTTTCAAGTCCTGGTAATCGCGCTCAATCCGCCAACGCATTTTTGTCACGAACACTAGGGAATCTCTGCACAAATCCCTCGCAGATGTGCTTGCAAGAGTGAGCAGTGCAAGCGAGCATGTAGGCCATGAAACAAGCCGACCTTGGACTGAACTTGTCGACCAAACGCACGCGCAAGCGTGAGTTTCTGGAAGAGATGGCCCGTGTGGTGCCATGGGCCGATCTGGTGATGCTGATCGCGCCCTACGCGCCCGAAGGCAAGCGCGGTCGGCCGCCGTTTGCCGTGGAGACGATGCTGCGCATCCACTTTCTGCAACAGTGGTTCGGCCTGTCTGACCCGGCGATGGAAGAGGCGCTACACGACGTGCCGCTGTACCGCGAGTTTGCGGGGCTGGACAACTGGACCACGCGGCTGCCCGACGAGAGCACGATTCTGCGCTTCCGTCATCTGCTGGAGAAGCACAAGCTGGCGGCCGAGATGCTGGCGCTGGTCAACGAGATGCTGCGCGGCAAGGGGCTGATGCTCAAGGCCGGCACGGTGGTGGATGCCACGCTGATCAGCGCACCGAGCTCGACCAAGAATGCATCGGGCGAACGCGATCCAGAGATGCATCAGAGCAAGAAAGGCAACCAGTGGTACTTCGGCATGAAGGCGCATATCGGTGTGGACGCCGAATCTGGGCTGGTGCACACAGTGCGGGGCACGGCGGGCAACGTGAACGACGTGGTCGAAGCCAACAGCCTGTTGCACGGTGAGGAAACCGATGCCTTTGGCGACGCGGGCTATCAGGGGGCACACAAGCGCCCGGATGCCAGGGCTGGCGTGAGGTGGCATGTGGCAATGAAGCCCGGCAAGCGCCGGGCGTTGAGCAAGGACCGCCCGCTGGACGGGTTGATTGACCAAATCGAGCACGCCAAGGCCAGCATCCGGGCCAAGGTCGAGCATCCGTTCCGGGTGATCAAGAGGCAGTTCGGTTACGCCAAGGTCCGCTACCGGGGGTTGAGGAAGAACACCGCGCAGCTCATGACCTTGTTCGCGCTTTCCAATCTGTGGATGGTGCGCGGCAAGTTGCATGGAGCGACCGCATGAGCGCGCCGGCAGCGCGAATTCATGTCCTTGAGGGACGAATCATGTTTGCCGGCATGTGCGAAAGCATGGCCAAGCCGCGATGAATTGACCCCAACCATGCGCACGCGCTGGCGAGTTCTCCTCCTAGCACGGGCACGGACGCATTGTTCAGAGCATCCCTAGTTGTTCAATCAGCGCATCGGCTGGTGCTGTGGACAGGAAGTACTTGGTTGGCTCCGCTTCGCCCTCGGGCCACTCGACAAGCAACCACTCTTCGTCGCGCAGGATGCTGCGCCAATAGTCCCGATGTGCCGGGCGAACCCGCACGGCCGCAAACCGCGATGAAAGGGCCGTATTGGTGCCTTCCCGCCAAGTCACCACTTGGTAGGCACTCGAGGGTAAAGCCATCGCCAAGGTCTTCACAGATACCGGCTCATGGCCCGGTGCGCGACGTAGCAACTTCGGAGGCCTGCCCCGGCCGCTTGCCGGCTTCGCCGGCAGTGGCGAGACGCCTTGCGGCCACACCGTCGTCATGGAACGAATCCCGACGGCGTAGAGCAGACCCAATGCGGTCAGGCTTTCGCGAAAGCCGGTTTCATCGCCGTACGCAGCGTCGGCTAGGACGATTCCGGCGGGCACGCCGGCTGCGATCGCCTCGCGAACTTGCGCCAGAGCAATCTCCGGCTTGGTAGCGAACGCGATATCGTCTGGCACGCCGGCCTTCTGGCGGCGAGTCGCATTGTCGGACCATTCCTTGGGGAGATAAAGCTGATAAGCAATCGGAAGGCTGCCTTGCTCTGTGGCGAGCGACAGGCTGACTGCAACCTGGCAGTTGTCCTGCTTTCCGAGCTGGCCGCAATATTGGCGCGCCACACCAACCGAATGTTTGCCCTTCTTCGGGAAGCCCGTGTCGTCAATGATCCAATAGCGACCGCTTGGTGCTTCCAGCAAGGGCTGAACCCAGTCCCGGACACGCCTCAACAATACCGCGTCCGCCCAATCGGATTTGGAGACGAAGTGGTGCAGTGCTTGATGCCGGGCACTGGCATGCAGTGGATCAACCCGTGCTGCCATCGGTTCGACGCTCTTGCGCGACAACGGCAGCATCAGGCCAGTGCAGTAGCTTTCCAAGCCGGCCCGGCGATCTACGTGCCCCAATCCCTCAGCCAAGTAGTTCATGTATTCCGCAAATCGGTCGCGTGTGCTCATGCACTTCCACCTTGAATGAAGAAGCACATATAATGCACCAATTTTTATGACACAGTAAGACTAGGGAAAGACTGATTTATTCAGCGCGACGGTCATCGTTGTGTGGCTTGTAGACGTTGACCAGTGTGTGCCCCAAAAGATGAGTCGAGATGAAGCGACAGATCAGTTTTGCAGAAGCGGAAGGCCACGGTCAGAAGCGTGTAACGCGC containing:
- a CDS encoding IS5 family transposase, producing the protein MKQADLGLNLSTKRTRKREFLEEMARVVPWADLVMLIAPYAPEGKRGRPPFAVETMLRIHFLQQWFGLSDPAMEEALHDVPLYREFAGLDNWTTRLPDESTILRFRHLLEKHKLAAEMLALVNEMLRGKGLMLKAGTVVDATLISAPSSTKNASGERDPEMHQSKKGNQWYFGMKAHIGVDAESGLVHTVRGTAGNVNDVVEANSLLHGEETDAFGDAGYQGAHKRPDARAGVRWHVAMKPGKRRALSKDRPLDGLIDQIEHAKASIRAKVEHPFRVIKRQFGYAKVRYRGLRKNTAQLMTLFALSNLWMVRGKLHGATA
- a CDS encoding DUF6862 domain-containing protein; the protein is MLWYVTQQVRDPNCLSSACPMVSALVPQVYLPQGYSGIEPGGSIVASKSLELLADNPIRNTGTLGSYGTLKSNTTIVNEQRAAEMTAAWQPIEDGWARTTGQQGQANSGFVFAANATDIAGQIRNINGVVAQLNADGSMSAAEAARVAAAVQAGMQAVTSTHTDTFVRSESWFGQLFAGVVMVAIGIMTGGAAMAAYAGVGATLTVGQAMAQAAVASMTTNTMQQASSGQGFSFGALVKAGATSALTAGITQGITLNANGTLGTVDSLNSVASDRSLAALSGAKNVGNGLTQAAASSGTLGEQLTALTLGIGIKAGVTTAINGGSFGRALTNTAASDIGAVAANVLGTLSPGIGEVNASPNSVVGNILGHVALGCATSSMQGTGCAGGAAGGLAGSVVAPLVGMGLYAGTSGTNSAIDAATVAIGAMAGGAIAHAIGGDTTAGASTAQNAAMNNWLEHRRPNPVVYSEQERRDNAAAACKQHPEQCDVANGWDAVSKQRDANLQAACANLSSDTCRSAMAAAQAAGNYIVFAGGKVYAYGKEDPVARSLDPSPAAKTLDTMVGSPLAGVFGGLPYFKSNADPAAGYYFAQYGMALEGIGAGVLGLPTGPLAGPGWRAALESPNTLYVGSGAGSALPTWTNVAGPYSAVGQGGGAATTVQAGPGYTAGDVLPTTAPAPRVSNGVALDPRLPDPVAGLGYQPKVLSSSSPNIAYSQVNGYVGELNLANTVAQLPDQTVVRYGDAVGTHGADIVSVNSKSGEVTLWDNKYRSGATKIDSSPTFTPNSQALNNAITEATKAIESSNLPDSVKRIALSNIERGNVTTNTVGEGGAKNSTTVKLCGGKPC
- a CDS encoding ShlB/FhaC/HecB family hemolysin secretion/activation protein is translated as MRVKPFSLAAALLWAMAAQAQVPPPAPPGRPLEDPAQRALRERQDTERLREATQPAPQIAVAPSVPDDAAVDAVVEPGTTFDIHRIELTGNTVLDAETVERVTQPFLNRALGANRINLLLRRLTEAFVARGFVTTRAYLAPQNLKVGVLTIAVVPGKVEALQINGKTVRTTVPDAQIAEGPQAGGWLTDAGTVGSMPTVGDTLKLSDLEQGVDQINRLRRNQAEVQILPGQAPGGSVIALANQPGDRFRFSAGTDNYGSRATGTTRLRAGIDADNALGLQEAVSLSYIGTCDTNAAIVSAAVPFGYNTFSYTGSLSEYNSLIGDTALLYGRTFAHAFGWNRVIERDQAGRTAFDVTLTHRRSEREVNNLLFEPQSLSVLRVALNGLRKFAVGNQGGYATWEAGLSRGMDALNASHDAPDITRDEAHSQFWKLDGNASTQLPLPAVGSAALAYRGQVSAQWSNVALFGSEQIFAGGMGSVRGFREGLISGDRGLTLRNEVVWGNVPVLAGVRIEPYVFLDGGQTQLVANQHWQYLAGTGMGVRLAANAGKQAFTSELLLGRALVQPAELGSKATVLLATLNWTY
- a CDS encoding filamentous hemagglutinin N-terminal domain-containing protein codes for the protein MQLQYRPAQLAGLLGLCAVFIPPVAHAAGIVPDGGTATTVTTGPTGPTGRPVVNIAPSTAGVSHNTYTSFNVGPIGADLNNATVRARTIVNQITSTDPSRIQGNIAVLGPRANVIIANPNGITVDGGSFTNTGNVALTTGQVSFNDFTTGAGQLQRNVVLNTGSGSINIGPGGLAGAMLNLELIAKQVRVAGAVQNSFTDANSRVRIVAGNSRAEVDTSVSPTDNLNPWVTYSSTGSGRPLGLAIDIASGGSLTGGRIELLVTDQGAGVRHAGAALATAGDFVISSTGDLQLAGGSISAANDVLIGSAGLLGNGALTAARNLQVSANKVHLDGAALSAGTASQVGSIVIGASGQVHTEPVTIDHGTLNATGGIGLFDAGPGVSMTATQLTAAQNVVAQVGSLSLGADAAGASRWTSQQGTVAITAPGAVQVAGSKIDGTGGTTVQAGAIALSAVNGAAATVQSSGGDVTLNATGAYAQTDSNVIAAGHATIHGSSVHIAASALPASVAAMNGGVLIQSDADLVNVGGLIQGKARNAGQSASEGAVTLIAAGVVRNDATASTQGIVFGQDDDVVVRAGGDIVNHQSRILSNAKLTLAAQGDVFNTLDKTAGANGERPVAWTSSGTRWLFLRNHSAGLDVDYGSIPQTGQVPYFVSQTGTAISGRNVSNVGGQVLSNGGDIAITAANVFHNEALPTGSAHFSRSCMIFCRSAASSTVSTTGGAISAGGNLAIRAGTLAENIGGQVLSVGSMTVTASKVRAVGITGYTALARERGFKAFFGDTWARLYAADVGGNWFAIGGGLTINGQGQIEGGSFDGQTVSASNGIVTVRAKSRQPVSIESRVGLTSWLWQ